Proteins from a genomic interval of Quercus lobata isolate SW786 chromosome 11, ValleyOak3.0 Primary Assembly, whole genome shotgun sequence:
- the LOC115967433 gene encoding zinc finger CCCH domain-containing protein 16, which produces MYKKELCRHFQRGNCRYGESCKYLHGTQQQQHQQQPKSVVFGSNQQQNSNPFGFGVQNTSQSRGGTDFASKQNQTKPFQNTWTRSTSTTPGGALRQSDNSAPSVNHKCTDPETCRRQIAEDFSNERPLWKLTCYGHSRNLPSEIVGDISYEELRAAAYDDNRRGVSLQSIVERERNLVNSKMVEFDNFLHKPNAVPPNSTLASQSPFSGARPNAFPGTAQNNAPPLVTSFSQLGASQIGGLGIMPSTPSNNAFAQPNAFPNSSQMSSAFGTNNFPYKSEGAFSFQNPTQTPGSSITSNTAGFSNGGNIIGGNNSFFPPVAPAQISISTSNNSSILPNGPNFNTGGPAITNVQLGNNLQMENASGESSIWLKEKWNPGEIPEEAPPDGFVW; this is translated from the exons ATGTATAAGAAAGAACTCTGCAGACACTTTCAGCGTGGCAA CTGTCGGTATGGCGAGTCGTGTAAATATCTTCATGGaactcaacaacaacaacatcaacaacaaccaaaatcTGTTGTCTTTGGCtcaaatcaacaacaaaactCGAACCCTTTTGGTTTTGGTGTCCAGAACACTTCTCAGTCAAGAGGGGGCACAGATTTTGCATCCAAACAGAACCAAACCAAG CCATTTCAAAACACATGGACTCGTTCCACCTCCACAACACCCGGTGGTGCATTGCGGCAATCTGATAATTCAGCTCCATCTGTAAATCATAA GTGCACAGACCCTGAGACTTGCAGGCGCCAAATTGCTGAAGATTTTAGTAATGAAAGACCACTTTGGAAGCTCACATGCTATGGTCATTCCAGAAA TTTGCCTAGTGAAATTGTTGGTGATATTAGTTATGAAGAGTTGCGGGCAGCAGCATACGATGATAATAGGCGTGGAGTGAGCTTGCAGTCAATA gttgagagagagaggaatttaGTCAATTCCAAGATGGTTGAGTTTGATAATTTCCTTCATAAGCCAAATGCAGTTCCACCAAACTCTACTCTTGCCAGCCAAAGCCCATTTTCCGGGGCCAGACCAAATGCATTCCCAGGAACTGCTCAAAATAATGCCCCTCCTTTGGTCACAAGTTTTAGTCAACTAGGTGCATCGCAAATTGGGGGTCTTGGAATAAT GCCCTCTACACCATCTAACAATGCTTTTGCACAACCAAATGCCTTCCCAAATTCCAGTCAGATGTCAAGTGCATTTGGGACAAACAATTTTCCATATAAAAGTGAAG GTGCATTTAGCTTTCAAAATCCTACCCAAACACCTGGAAGTTCCATTACATCCAACACAGCAGGCTTCAGCAATGGTGGTAACATAATTGGTGGaaataactcattttttccTCCAGTAGCACCTGCACAAATATCCATTTCAACGAGTAACAACTCGTCCATCCTTCCAAACGGGCCCAACTTTAATACAGGTGGACCAGCAATCACAAATGTTCAATTGGG AAATAACTTGCAAATGGAGAACGCTTCTGGGGAGTCGAGTATTTGGTTAAAAGAGAAATGGAATCCCGGAGAG ATTCCAGAAGAAGCACCTCCAGATGGATTTGTTTGGTAA